A genomic region of Raphanus sativus cultivar WK10039 chromosome 6, ASM80110v3, whole genome shotgun sequence contains the following coding sequences:
- the LOC108812263 gene encoding cell division protein FtsY homolog, chloroplastic: MASSSSSSAHLSFLAGRTSPPPFSSERLRLSPYRGELRLPQSRFRCSAGQSGFFTRLGRLIKEKAKSDVEKVFSGFSKTRENLAVIDELLLFWNLAETDRVLDELEEALLVSDFGPKITVRIVERLRDDIMSGKLKSGSEIKDALKGSVLEMLSKKNSKTELQLGFRKPAVIMIVGVNGGGKTTSLGKLAHRLKNEGTKVLMAAGDTFRAAASDQLEIWAERTGCEIVVAEGEKAKAATVLSKAVKRGKEEGYDVVLCDTSGRLHTNYSLMEELIACKKALGKVVSGAPNEILLVLDGNTGLNMLPQAREFNEIVGITGLILTKLDGSARGGCVVSVVEELGIPVKFIGVGEAVEDLQPFDAEAFVNAIFS, from the exons atggcatcttcttcttcttcttctgctcacCTCTCGTTTCTCGCCGGACGCACGTCGCCGCCGCCATTCTCCTCCGAACGGCTCCGGTTATCTCCGTACAGAGGAGAACTTCGTCTACCCCAGTCCCGGTTCCGTTGCTCAGCCGGGCAGAGCGGGTTCTTCACGCGGCTTGGTCGGCTGATCAAGGAGAAGGCCAAAAGCGACGTGGAGAAGGTTTTCTCAGGATTCTCTAAGACTAGAGAGAATCTAGCGGTAATCGACGAGCTCTTACTCTTCTGGAATCTCGCTGAAACAGACCGGGTGCTCGATGAGCTTGAAGAG GCATTGTTGGTTTCTGATTTTGGACCGAAGATTACGGTTAGGATTGTTGAGAGGCTAAGGGATGATATAATGTCAGGGAAGCTCAAGTCAGGAAGCGAGATCAAG GATGCATTGAAGGGAAGTGTGTTGGAGATGCTGTCTAAGAAAAACAGCAAGACAGAGCTTCAACTTGGTTTCAG GAAACCAGCTGTTATAATGATAGTTGGAGTGAATGGAGGTGGAAAGACTACGTCTCTTG GAAAGTTGGCTCATAGATTGAAGAATGAAGGGACCAAGGTATTGATGGCAGCAGGGGATACGTTTAGAGCAGCTGCAAGTGACCAGTTAGAGATATGGGCTGAGAGGACTGGGTGTGAGATTGTTGTGGCTGAAGGAGAGAAGGCTAAAGCAGCAACag tTCTCTCGAAGGCTGTGAAAAGAGGGAAAGAGGAAGGTTACGATGTTGTACTGTGTGATACATCTGGAC GTCTCCACACTAATTACAGCTTGATGGAGGAGTTGATTGCGTGCAAAAAGGCACTAGGCAAAGTAGTCTCTGGTGCACCTAAT GAGATCCTACTTGTCCTTGATGGAAACACCGGTCTGAACATGCTTCCACAAGCTAGGGAATTCAACGAG ATTGTTGGTATTACCGGTTTGATTTTGACGAAACTGGATGGGTCTGCTAGAGGAGGCTGTGTG GTCAGTGTGGTTGAGGAACTGGGCATTCCTGTAAAGTTCATTGGTGTAGGAGAAGCTGTGGAAGATCTCCAACCATTTGATGCTGAGGCCTTTGTCAACGCTATATTCTCCTGA
- the LOC108812264 gene encoding phosphomannomutase has translation MAAKKAGVIALFDVDGTLTAPRKEATPELLDFIRELRKVVTVGVVGGSDLTKISEQLGKTVTTDYDYCFSENGLVAHKDGKPIGIQSLKLHLGEDKLKELIKFTLHYIADLDIPIKRGTFIEFRNGMLNVSPIGRNCSQEERDEFERYDKVQNIRPKMVAELRERFAHLNLTFSIGGQISFDVFPKGWDKTYCLQYLEDFTEIHFFGDKTYEGGNDYEIYESPKTIGHSVTSPDDTMAKCKALFMS, from the exons ATGGCGGCCAAGAAGGCAGGAGTGATCGCTTTGTTCGACGTGGACGGGACTCTCACAGCTCCAAGGAAGGAAGCTACTCCAGAACTTCTCGATTTCATCCGAGAATTGCGCAAG GTCGTCACTGTTGGAGTCGTTGGTGGATCTGATCTAACCAAGATATCTGAGCAGCTTGGCAAAACTG tCACTACCGACTATGATTATTGTTTCTCTGAGAACGGTCTTGTTGCTCATAAAGatggaaaacccattgggatcCAG agCCTGAAGCTGCACCTGGGAGAAGATAAACTCAAG GAGTTGATAAAATTCACGCTGCACTACATTGCAGACTTGGATATTCCAATCAAAAG GGGAACATTCATTGAGTTCCGAAATGGCATGCTCAATGTGTCACCTATTGGTCGCAACTGCAGCCAAGAAGAAAGAGACGAATTCGAGAGATATGATAAg gttcAAAACATTAGACCAAAGATGGTGGCTGAACTTCGTGAGCGGTTTGCGCATCTGAACCTTACTTTCTCCATTGGAGGACAGATTAGCTTCGAT GTCTTTCCTAAAGGTTGGGATAAGACTTACTGCTTGCAATACCTTGAAGACTTTACTGAAATCCATTTCTTCGGTGACAAAACCTATGAG GGAGGAAACGACTATGAAATTTATGAATCACCAAAAACAATAGGCCATTCAG TTACGAGTCCAGATGATACAATGGCAAAATGCAAGGCTCTGTTCATGTCTTGA
- the LOC108812265 gene encoding LIM domain-containing protein PLIM2a, whose product MAAFTGTLDKCKACDKTVYVMDLLTLEGNTYHKSCFRCSHCNGTLQMSTYSSMDGVLYCKTHFEQLFKESGNFSKNFQTGKTEKPNDHMTRAPSKLSSFFSGTQDKCATCHKTVYPLEKVNMEGECYHKTCFKCAHSGCPLTHSSYASLNGVLYCKVHFNQLFLEKGSYNNVHEAAAKHRRSASSGAPSPPSEDHKPEDNASIPEGEGGGGGGEEAAPEAAAGEEPEPVVES is encoded by the exons atggCGGCGTTTACAGGAACGTTGGATAAATGCAAGGCATGTGACAAAACCGTTTACGTGATGGATTTGTTGACGTTAGAGGGAAACACTTATCACAAATCATGCTTCAGATGCAGCCATTGCAATGGCACTCTCCAg ATGAGTACTTACTCGTCCATGGATGGAGTTCTCTACTGCAAGACTCACTTCGAGCAGCTTTTCAAAGAATCTGGCAATTTCAGCAAGAATTTTCAGACAGGGAAGACAGAGAAGCCGAATGATCATATG ACTCGAGCTCCGAGCAAGTTATCTTCATTCTTCAGTGGAACGCAAGACAAATGTGCGACTTGTCACAAAACTGTTTATCCACTTGAGAAAGTAAACATGGAAGGAGAATGTTACCACAAGACTTGCTTCAAGTGCGCACACAGTGGTTGTCCTTTGACTCACTCTTCCTACGCTTCTCTTAACGGGGTCCTCTACTGTAAAGTCCATTTCAACCAGCTCTTTCTCGAGAAAGGAAGTTACAATAACGTTCATGAAGCTGCAGCTAAGCACCGTCGATCCGCCTCTTCTGGTGCCCCTTCTCCGCCTTCTGAAGATCATAAACCTGAAGATAACGCCTCGATTCCAGAGGGAGAAGgagggggaggaggaggagaggaagCAGCCCCTGAAGCTGCTGCAGGAGAAGAGCCTGAGCCTGTGGTTGAGTCTTAA
- the LOC108812266 gene encoding remorin gives MAEEQKTIKVDVDSPAVVAPAKEPTPAPVEVSKDVAEEKVHTPLPDESKALTVVEKPIEEPTPKKSSAGSVDRDVKLADLEKEKKTSFIKAWEESEKSKAEHKAQKKISDVLAWENSKKAATEAQLRKIEEKLEKKKAEYGEKMKNKVAAIHKEAEEKRAMVEAKKGEELLKAEEMAAKYRATGVVPKANCGCF, from the exons ATGGCGGAGGAGCAAAAGACGATCAAAGTTGACGTAGATTCTCCTGCGGTTGTAGCTCCGGCGAAGGAACCTACTCCTGCTCCGGTGGAAGTTTCAAAAGACGTGGCGGAGGAGAAAGTTCATACTCCACTTCCCGACGAGTCCAAAGCTCTTACCGTTGTTGAAA AACCCATTGAGGAGCCCACACCAAAGAAAAGTTCAGCTGGTTCGGTTGATAGAG ATGTGAAGCTTGCAGACTTggaaaaggagaagaaaactTCATTCATCAAAGCATGGGAAGAGAGTGAGAAGTCAAAGGCTGAGCACAA GGCACAAAAGAAGATATCTGATGTGCTTGCTTGGGAGAACAGCAAGAAAGCAGCCACTGAAGCTCAACTCAGGAAGATTGAAGAGAAACTAGAGAAGAAAAAAGCAGAGTATGgtgagaaaatgaagaacaaagtgGCGGCTATTCACAAGGAAGcagaagagaagagagcaatGGTTGAAGCTAAAAAGGGAGAAGAGCTTCTCAAAGCTGAAGAAATGGCTGCTAAGTATAGAGCCACTGGTGTCGTTCCCAAGGCAAACTGTGGATGTTTCTAA
- the LOC108808989 gene encoding uncharacterized protein LOC108808989 has product MSKKNNLAKRKKQHEYNLQKEKEIQDKKIKKLQANKNKMKVDGSGKKKGGFSVGKKKLKTKLTPAAKAKAAQAMELDN; this is encoded by the exons ATGTCGAAGAAGAACAATTTAGCCAAGAGAAAGAAGCAACACGAGTACAATCTACAAA AGGAGAAAGAGATACAGGATAAGAAGATCAAGAAGCTTCAGgcgaacaagaacaagatgaaa GTTGATGGAAGTGGTAAGAAGAAAGGTGGATTCTCAGTTGGGAAGAAGAAGTTGAAGACTAAGTTGACTCCAGCTGCTAAAGCTAAAGCTGCTCAAGCTATGGAGCTAGACAattga
- the LOC108808986 gene encoding beta-amylase 7 isoform X2 gives MQKLLGASEEDDEEEMDADVKEEDDGHRRQNRGAASGSSNDEFMFQQSSMQDQQVDTPGGSRRSRPVEEKERTKLRERHRRAITARILGGLRRHGNYNLRVRADINDVISALAREAGWVVLPDGTTFPSKSQGTKPAVVAGSSGSHMAPQQSSPPALRVVSSSGLRSPTTELNSCRMKGVFAPTPSPYDLPQTQCSELVGSVNKADGLVGCSVDVINSKQILEIPPNMTEQDFSGTPYVPVYVMLPLGVINMKCELADRDGLLKHLRILKSIQVDGVKVDCWWGIAECHSPQEYNWNGYRQLFQIVRDLNLKIQVLMCFHECGGNVGDDVCIPLPHWVAEIGRTNPDIYFTDREGRRNPECLSWGIDKERVLRGRTALEVYFDYLRSFRIELGEFVEEGVISVVEIGLGPCGELRYPSCPIKHGWRYPGVGEFQCYDKYLLKSLRRAAESRGHPFWGRAPENAGSYNSQPQGTGFFCDGGDYDGLYGRFFLKWYSQVLIDHADRVLSLAKLVFFDSTCIAAKVPDVHWWYRTASHAAELTAGFYNPSNRDGYAEIASTLKKHGATLSFVSGEVQVLNRPDDFSGALGEPEAVAWQVLNAAWDTDTPIARENSLPCHDRVGYNKVLESVKFPNDPDRRHLSSFAYSRLVPALLEGHNLVEFDQFVKKLHGEAVTDHHHHHQQV, from the exons ATGCAGAAGCTGCTTGGAGCTAGTGAAGAGGACGATGAGGAAGAGATGGATGCGGAtgtgaaggaagaagatgacGGACACCGACGACAGAACAGAGGAGCAGCTTCAGGGAGTAGTAACGACGAGTTCATGTTTCAGCAGTCGTCGATGCAAGATCAACAAGTGGACACTCCTGGAGGAAGTCGAAGAAGTAGGCCGGTCGAAGAGAAGGAAAGGACTAAGTTGAGAGAGAGGCATCGAAGAGCTATCACTGCGAGGATCCTTGGCGGGTTAAGAAGGCATGGGAACTATAATCTGAGGGTTAGAGCTGATATCAACGATGTTATTTCCGCTTTAGCTAGAGAAGCTGGGTGGGTTGTTCTTCCTGATGGAACTACTTTTCCATCTAAATCTCAG GGGACAAAGCCTGCGGTTGTTGCTGGTTCATCAGGTTCACACATGGCACCACAGCAATCTTCACCTCCTGCGCTTAGAGTAGTATCATCATCTGGGCTTAGAAGCCCAACAACGGAGCTCAATTCTTGCCGTATGAAAGGTGTTTTCGCACCTACTCCATCGCCATATGATCTTCCCCAGACTCAATGTTCAGAACTGGTTGGCAGTGTAAATAAGGCGGATGGGCTTGTTGGCTGTTCAGTCGATGTTATCAACTCTAAACAG ATTCTCGAGATTCCTCCAAATATGACGGAACAAGATTTCTCTGGTACTCCTTATGTTCCGGTTTATGTGATGTTACCA CTAGGTGTAATCAACATGAAGTGTGAATTGGCTGATAGAGACGGACTGCTAAAGCACTTACGGATATTGAAGTCAATCCAGGTAGATGGGGTTAAAGTGGATTGCTGGTGGGGAATAGCTGAGTGTCATTCACCTCAGGAGTATAATTGGAATGGTTATAGGCAGCTTTTTCAGATAGTCCGTGATCTTAATCTTAAGATACAG GTTCTGATGTGCTTTCATGAATGTGGGGGTAATGTTGGTGATGATGTTTGCATTCCACTTCCTCATTGGGTGGCAGAGATCGGGAGAACCAATCCTGATATATACTTCACTGATAGAGAGGGAAGACGAAACCCTGAGTGTCTTTCTTGGGGTATTGACAAGGAACGTGTTTTAAGAGGCAGAACTGCACTTGAG GTGTACTTTGATTACTTGAGAAGTTTCCGTATAGAACTTGGCGAGTTTGTAGAGGAAGGAGTAATATCTGTGGTTGAAATTGGACTAGGCCCTTGTGGAGAGCTAAGGTATCCTTCTTGTCCCATAAAGCATGGGTGGCGATATCCTGGTGTTGGAGAGTTTCag TGTTATGACAAGTATCTCCTCAAGAGCCTGAGAAGAGCAGCTGAATCAAGAGGGCACCCGTTTTGGGGTCGGGCCCCAGAAAACGCTGGCTCGTACAATTCCCAACCGCAGGGAACCGGTTTCTTCTGTGATGGAGGTGACTATGATGGTCTCTACGGGAGATTCTTTCTCAAATGGTATTCACAGGTTCTGATAGATCACGCTGACAGAGTCCTCTCTCTCGCTAAACTAGTCTTCTTTGACAGTACCTGCATCGCCGCAAAG GTCCCAGACGTCCACTGGTGGTACAGAACAGCAAGCCATGCAGCTGAGCTAACCGCTGGGTTCTACAACCCGAGCAACAGAGATGGTTACGCTGAAATTGCGTCTACACTGAAGAAGCATGGTGCCACTTTGAGCTTTGTATCAGGAGAAGTCCAAGTTCTGAACCGTCCTGATGATTTCTCAGGAGCATTAGGAGAACCTGAGGCAGTTGCTTGGCAG GTGTTGAACGCTGCGTGGGACACAGATACGCCGATAGCTAGAGAGAACTCGCTTCCTTGCCATGATAGAGTTGGGTATAACAAAGTGTTAGAGAGTGTTAAGTTTCCCAACGATCCAGATAGAAGGCATTTGTCATCATTTGCCTACAGTAGGCTCGTCCCAGCTCTTTTGGAAGGACATAACCTTGTCGAGTTCGACCAGTTTGTCAAGAAACTGCACg GGGAAGCTGTAacggatcatcatcatcatcatcaacaggTCTAG
- the LOC108808986 gene encoding beta-amylase 7 isoform X1 — MVTDMQKLLGASEEDDEEEMDADVKEEDDGHRRQNRGAASGSSNDEFMFQQSSMQDQQVDTPGGSRRSRPVEEKERTKLRERHRRAITARILGGLRRHGNYNLRVRADINDVISALAREAGWVVLPDGTTFPSKSQGTKPAVVAGSSGSHMAPQQSSPPALRVVSSSGLRSPTTELNSCRMKGVFAPTPSPYDLPQTQCSELVGSVNKADGLVGCSVDVINSKQILEIPPNMTEQDFSGTPYVPVYVMLPLGVINMKCELADRDGLLKHLRILKSIQVDGVKVDCWWGIAECHSPQEYNWNGYRQLFQIVRDLNLKIQVLMCFHECGGNVGDDVCIPLPHWVAEIGRTNPDIYFTDREGRRNPECLSWGIDKERVLRGRTALEVYFDYLRSFRIELGEFVEEGVISVVEIGLGPCGELRYPSCPIKHGWRYPGVGEFQCYDKYLLKSLRRAAESRGHPFWGRAPENAGSYNSQPQGTGFFCDGGDYDGLYGRFFLKWYSQVLIDHADRVLSLAKLVFFDSTCIAAKVPDVHWWYRTASHAAELTAGFYNPSNRDGYAEIASTLKKHGATLSFVSGEVQVLNRPDDFSGALGEPEAVAWQVLNAAWDTDTPIARENSLPCHDRVGYNKVLESVKFPNDPDRRHLSSFAYSRLVPALLEGHNLVEFDQFVKKLHGEAVTDHHHHHQQV; from the exons ATGGTAACAGACATGCAGAAGCTGCTTGGAGCTAGTGAAGAGGACGATGAGGAAGAGATGGATGCGGAtgtgaaggaagaagatgacGGACACCGACGACAGAACAGAGGAGCAGCTTCAGGGAGTAGTAACGACGAGTTCATGTTTCAGCAGTCGTCGATGCAAGATCAACAAGTGGACACTCCTGGAGGAAGTCGAAGAAGTAGGCCGGTCGAAGAGAAGGAAAGGACTAAGTTGAGAGAGAGGCATCGAAGAGCTATCACTGCGAGGATCCTTGGCGGGTTAAGAAGGCATGGGAACTATAATCTGAGGGTTAGAGCTGATATCAACGATGTTATTTCCGCTTTAGCTAGAGAAGCTGGGTGGGTTGTTCTTCCTGATGGAACTACTTTTCCATCTAAATCTCAG GGGACAAAGCCTGCGGTTGTTGCTGGTTCATCAGGTTCACACATGGCACCACAGCAATCTTCACCTCCTGCGCTTAGAGTAGTATCATCATCTGGGCTTAGAAGCCCAACAACGGAGCTCAATTCTTGCCGTATGAAAGGTGTTTTCGCACCTACTCCATCGCCATATGATCTTCCCCAGACTCAATGTTCAGAACTGGTTGGCAGTGTAAATAAGGCGGATGGGCTTGTTGGCTGTTCAGTCGATGTTATCAACTCTAAACAG ATTCTCGAGATTCCTCCAAATATGACGGAACAAGATTTCTCTGGTACTCCTTATGTTCCGGTTTATGTGATGTTACCA CTAGGTGTAATCAACATGAAGTGTGAATTGGCTGATAGAGACGGACTGCTAAAGCACTTACGGATATTGAAGTCAATCCAGGTAGATGGGGTTAAAGTGGATTGCTGGTGGGGAATAGCTGAGTGTCATTCACCTCAGGAGTATAATTGGAATGGTTATAGGCAGCTTTTTCAGATAGTCCGTGATCTTAATCTTAAGATACAG GTTCTGATGTGCTTTCATGAATGTGGGGGTAATGTTGGTGATGATGTTTGCATTCCACTTCCTCATTGGGTGGCAGAGATCGGGAGAACCAATCCTGATATATACTTCACTGATAGAGAGGGAAGACGAAACCCTGAGTGTCTTTCTTGGGGTATTGACAAGGAACGTGTTTTAAGAGGCAGAACTGCACTTGAG GTGTACTTTGATTACTTGAGAAGTTTCCGTATAGAACTTGGCGAGTTTGTAGAGGAAGGAGTAATATCTGTGGTTGAAATTGGACTAGGCCCTTGTGGAGAGCTAAGGTATCCTTCTTGTCCCATAAAGCATGGGTGGCGATATCCTGGTGTTGGAGAGTTTCag TGTTATGACAAGTATCTCCTCAAGAGCCTGAGAAGAGCAGCTGAATCAAGAGGGCACCCGTTTTGGGGTCGGGCCCCAGAAAACGCTGGCTCGTACAATTCCCAACCGCAGGGAACCGGTTTCTTCTGTGATGGAGGTGACTATGATGGTCTCTACGGGAGATTCTTTCTCAAATGGTATTCACAGGTTCTGATAGATCACGCTGACAGAGTCCTCTCTCTCGCTAAACTAGTCTTCTTTGACAGTACCTGCATCGCCGCAAAG GTCCCAGACGTCCACTGGTGGTACAGAACAGCAAGCCATGCAGCTGAGCTAACCGCTGGGTTCTACAACCCGAGCAACAGAGATGGTTACGCTGAAATTGCGTCTACACTGAAGAAGCATGGTGCCACTTTGAGCTTTGTATCAGGAGAAGTCCAAGTTCTGAACCGTCCTGATGATTTCTCAGGAGCATTAGGAGAACCTGAGGCAGTTGCTTGGCAG GTGTTGAACGCTGCGTGGGACACAGATACGCCGATAGCTAGAGAGAACTCGCTTCCTTGCCATGATAGAGTTGGGTATAACAAAGTGTTAGAGAGTGTTAAGTTTCCCAACGATCCAGATAGAAGGCATTTGTCATCATTTGCCTACAGTAGGCTCGTCCCAGCTCTTTTGGAAGGACATAACCTTGTCGAGTTCGACCAGTTTGTCAAGAAACTGCACg GGGAAGCTGTAacggatcatcatcatcatcatcaacaggTCTAG